Proteins from one Gimesia maris genomic window:
- a CDS encoding glycosyltransferase family 2 protein has protein sequence MNHSIPAADFTERKAINEILISVVLPVFNEQNVLPQLLQSVEESLQQIDCCYEIIFVNDGSADQSGAILNDLAELNSRIKVLHFAKNFGHQAAVQAGLLHSTGDAIIIMDSDMQDSPSAIIDFVEAWQAGFDVVYAIRTERKENLVKRWAFHAFHKTLNLIANTHIPRDAGNFGLIDRKVAIQIAKLNDRDRYFPGLRSWVGFRQTGVTVERLARYDNTPRVSFLHLCRLAKTAIFSFSFLPLTIFYLIAALSAVVCTLVVSFVLYHKLFTGLAIPGWASVTITASFFGALNALGIGILGEYVTRIYDQVRARPMFIVNTKTNFDFPDTEVPLFSSNKEDAAGASQDQELSQQS, from the coding sequence ATGAATCACTCAATTCCTGCAGCTGACTTCACCGAAAGAAAAGCAATCAACGAGATTCTCATCTCGGTGGTTTTACCTGTTTTTAACGAGCAGAATGTGTTGCCCCAATTGTTGCAGTCTGTGGAAGAATCCCTCCAGCAGATTGACTGCTGTTATGAGATCATCTTTGTCAACGATGGCTCCGCAGATCAAAGTGGCGCAATTCTGAATGATCTGGCAGAACTCAACTCCCGGATCAAGGTCCTGCACTTTGCTAAAAATTTCGGACATCAGGCCGCCGTACAGGCTGGTTTATTACATTCGACCGGTGATGCAATCATCATTATGGATTCGGATATGCAGGATAGCCCGTCGGCCATCATTGACTTTGTGGAAGCCTGGCAGGCCGGGTTTGATGTCGTCTATGCCATTCGCACGGAACGCAAAGAAAATCTCGTAAAACGCTGGGCATTCCATGCGTTTCATAAAACATTGAATCTGATCGCGAATACCCACATCCCCAGGGATGCCGGAAATTTCGGATTGATCGACCGTAAGGTCGCAATCCAGATTGCAAAACTGAACGATCGTGATCGCTATTTTCCAGGCTTACGTTCCTGGGTCGGGTTTCGGCAGACCGGTGTGACCGTGGAACGACTGGCCCGCTATGATAACACGCCACGTGTATCGTTCCTCCATCTTTGTCGGCTGGCAAAAACGGCGATCTTTTCGTTCTCGTTCCTGCCATTGACCATTTTTTACCTCATCGCAGCGCTCTCCGCTGTAGTGTGTACGCTGGTAGTCAGTTTTGTTCTTTACCATAAGCTGTTTACCGGGCTGGCAATTCCTGGCTGGGCTTCAGTCACCATTACTGCATCATTTTTTGGTGCACTCAATGCACTGGGGATTGGTATTCTGGGTGAATACGTCACGCGTATTTACGACCAGGTCAGAGCCCGTCCCATGTTTATCGTCAACACGAAAACCAATTTTGATTTTCCGGACACCGAAGTGCCGCTCTTTTCGAGCAACAAAGAGGATGCAGCAGGCGCCAGTCAGGATCAGGAACTTTCACAGCAGTCCTGA
- a CDS encoding class I SAM-dependent methyltransferase, with amino-acid sequence MDPGHLSELIELEETYWWHVAKRKLVIDILSREYPAPGILIEGGIGAARNILEFSQMGYEVAGFDLMQESVDYGRARGLKNLSVHELSQPWPVAPSSAKVIVLLDMMEHMKDPVQLLKNAAEALSDEGGIIITVPAYPLLFSNWDQKLGHHCRYTKKLFRQNAEQAGLKVKWLTHWNSFTLPAAILSRGADRILNRNPDETPRFTRVPHYVNRLLLTCAGVERKLIHLTGVPFGLSLVGVLVK; translated from the coding sequence GTGGATCCGGGACATCTATCAGAGTTAATCGAACTGGAAGAAACCTATTGGTGGCATGTCGCGAAACGCAAGCTGGTAATTGACATTCTGAGCAGGGAATACCCGGCTCCTGGTATTTTAATCGAAGGTGGAATCGGCGCCGCCCGAAATATTCTTGAGTTCAGTCAAATGGGATATGAAGTAGCTGGGTTTGATCTGATGCAGGAGTCCGTCGATTATGGCCGTGCGCGTGGATTAAAGAATCTCTCAGTCCATGAATTGAGTCAACCCTGGCCGGTAGCTCCGTCTTCTGCCAAAGTCATAGTATTACTCGATATGATGGAACATATGAAAGATCCCGTTCAATTACTGAAAAATGCAGCAGAAGCATTGTCGGATGAGGGCGGCATCATCATTACCGTCCCCGCCTATCCACTTCTGTTCTCAAATTGGGATCAAAAGCTGGGCCACCACTGCCGTTATACGAAAAAACTCTTTCGTCAAAATGCTGAGCAGGCTGGACTCAAGGTAAAATGGCTGACTCACTGGAATTCGTTTACACTGCCCGCTGCCATTCTCAGCAGGGGAGCCGACCGGATACTCAACCGAAACCCGGATGAGACACCTCGCTTCACACGGGTTCCTCATTACGTAAATCGTCTGCTGCTGACCTGTGCCGGGGTGGAACGCAAGTTAATCCATTTAACAGGTGTCCCATTTGGTCTTTCACTGGTAGGGGTATTGGTCAAATGA